The following proteins are co-located in the Haloprofundus halophilus genome:
- a CDS encoding QcrA and Rieske domain-containing protein: MDEHTRHESDLRPSPTADSEGGAETDRDDTARSADGGCPCSGSKPAETPSIYEDFWRNNRAAMERRDYAKALATIGGLAAIGSLVAPLAGLTRVFERSYTGPVYSDGVALVDDEGTRIEEGRLAEGEHMTVFPEPRPGIDRAPTLLVRFPENAYGGTTRLEFTAGGYAAYSKVCTHAGCMVADRDGDTLVCPCHSGRFDPLSGADVTGGPPPRPLPQLPITISGDGELIAVGDFEEPVGAGGGE, from the coding sequence ATGGACGAACACACGAGACACGAAAGCGATCTACGACCGTCTCCGACGGCAGACTCCGAGGGGGGCGCGGAGACGGACCGGGACGATACGGCACGGAGCGCCGATGGCGGCTGTCCCTGTTCCGGGTCGAAACCGGCCGAAACGCCGAGCATCTACGAGGACTTTTGGCGAAACAATCGGGCGGCGATGGAACGGCGGGACTATGCGAAGGCGCTGGCGACCATCGGTGGCCTGGCCGCCATCGGCAGCCTCGTCGCGCCACTCGCGGGGTTGACCCGCGTCTTCGAGCGTTCCTACACCGGCCCGGTCTACTCCGACGGCGTCGCCCTCGTCGACGACGAGGGTACACGAATCGAGGAAGGGCGACTGGCTGAGGGCGAACATATGACCGTCTTTCCGGAGCCGCGACCGGGCATCGACCGGGCTCCGACGCTACTCGTCCGGTTTCCGGAGAACGCCTACGGCGGCACGACCAGACTCGAGTTCACCGCCGGCGGCTACGCCGCCTACTCAAAGGTCTGCACGCACGCAGGCTGTATGGTCGCCGACCGCGACGGCGATACGTTGGTCTGTCCGTGTCACTCGGGCCGGTTCGACCCACTCTCGGGTGCCGACGTGACCGGCGGCCCGCCGCCGCGCCCGCTCCCACAGCTCCCGATCACCATCTCGGGCGACGGGGAACTCATCGCCGTCGGGGATTTCGAAGAACCCGTCGGAGCCGGGGGAGGGGAGTGA
- the trxA gene encoding thioredoxin, with translation MTAESTSETGTRNEPVYVDGQAELNDLVAGGGVVLADFYADWCGPCQMLDPIVETLAADTDATVAKVDVDANQQLAGAYGVRGVPTLVLFADGEPVEKVVGVRGADQLRELIESYTE, from the coding sequence ATGACAGCAGAGTCCACCTCCGAAACGGGCACTCGCAACGAACCGGTCTACGTCGACGGACAGGCCGAACTGAACGACCTCGTCGCCGGCGGCGGCGTCGTCCTCGCGGACTTCTACGCCGACTGGTGCGGACCGTGTCAGATGCTCGACCCCATCGTCGAGACGTTGGCCGCCGACACCGACGCCACCGTCGCGAAAGTCGACGTCGACGCTAACCAGCAGCTCGCCGGGGCGTACGGCGTCAGGGGCGTTCCGACGCTCGTCCTGTTCGCAGACGGTGAACCGGTCGAAAAGGTGGTCGGGGTACGCGGTGCCGACCAGCTACGGGAACTGATCGAGAGCTACACCGAATAG
- a CDS encoding helix-turn-helix domain-containing protein, whose translation MPDSMSEQLRRDMECEGLLECFHGLKQLDKDCFQTLVRSTDPLTVDEIAAEIERERSTAYRAVQRLLQAGFIQKEQVNYEQGGYYHVYSPTESTEISREMQRMLNDWYAKMGQLIQEFETKYEETDTTVSVEG comes from the coding sequence ATGCCAGATTCGATGTCAGAACAACTCCGACGGGACATGGAGTGCGAGGGTCTGCTCGAGTGCTTCCACGGCCTCAAACAGCTCGACAAGGACTGCTTCCAGACTCTGGTTCGGTCGACGGATCCGCTCACGGTGGACGAGATTGCCGCGGAGATCGAGCGCGAGCGCTCGACGGCCTACCGCGCGGTCCAACGCCTGTTGCAGGCCGGCTTCATCCAGAAGGAGCAGGTCAACTACGAACAGGGTGGCTACTACCACGTCTACTCGCCGACGGAGTCCACGGAGATTTCGAGGGAGATGCAGCGGATGCTCAACGACTGGTACGCCAAGATGGGTCAGCTCATCCAGGAGTTCGAGACGAAGTACGAAGAGACCGACACGACGGTCTCCGTCGAAGGCTGA
- the narH gene encoding nitrate reductase subunit beta, which produces MSQTDDGTDVRLADGIDHQVAMVMDLNKCIGCQTCTIACKTNWTDGGGREYMYWNNVETKPGSGYPRDWEEMGGGWDEDGEERTPGELQDKEAYGRAWEFNHEQVMYEGSDEPLRPMEQPDWGPNFDEDEGAGEYPNSYYFYLPRICNHCTHPSCVEACPRSALYKREEDGIVLVDQDRCRGYRYCVEGCPYKKVYYNAMKKTSEKCIFCYPRIEGEGPEGEVLPPSCAEDCPPQLRLVGYLDDEEGPIHKLVNEHEVAVRLHPEYRTEPNVYYIPPFAPPQHSESGESIESERIPRNYLEELFGPDVHEALNTIERERAKVERGEESEVMELLTTTDTTDQYRLEVFD; this is translated from the coding sequence ATGAGCCAGACCGACGACGGCACCGACGTCCGCCTCGCCGACGGCATCGACCACCAGGTCGCGATGGTGATGGACCTGAACAAGTGCATCGGCTGTCAGACCTGCACCATCGCCTGTAAGACTAACTGGACCGACGGCGGCGGCCGCGAGTACATGTACTGGAACAACGTCGAGACCAAGCCCGGTTCGGGCTATCCGCGCGACTGGGAGGAGATGGGCGGCGGCTGGGACGAGGACGGCGAGGAGCGCACGCCCGGCGAGTTGCAGGACAAGGAGGCGTACGGCCGCGCCTGGGAGTTCAACCACGAGCAGGTGATGTACGAGGGGAGCGACGAGCCCCTGCGGCCGATGGAACAGCCCGACTGGGGGCCGAACTTCGACGAGGACGAGGGCGCCGGCGAGTATCCCAACTCCTACTACTTCTACCTCCCCAGAATCTGCAACCACTGCACCCACCCCTCCTGCGTCGAGGCCTGTCCGCGCTCGGCGCTGTACAAGCGCGAGGAGGACGGCATCGTCCTCGTCGACCAGGACCGCTGCCGCGGTTACCGCTACTGCGTCGAGGGGTGCCCCTATAAAAAGGTGTACTACAACGCGATGAAGAAGACCTCCGAGAAGTGCATCTTCTGCTACCCGCGCATCGAGGGCGAGGGGCCGGAGGGCGAGGTTCTGCCGCCGTCCTGTGCGGAGGACTGCCCACCCCAGCTCCGGCTGGTCGGCTACCTCGACGACGAGGAGGGTCCGATCCACAAGCTCGTCAACGAACACGAGGTCGCCGTGCGGCTCCACCCCGAGTACCGCACGGAACCGAACGTCTACTACATCCCGCCGTTCGCACCGCCACAGCACTCCGAGAGCGGCGAGTCCATCGAATCCGAGCGCATCCCGCGAAACTACCTCGAGGAGCTGTTCGGTCCCGACGTCCACGAGGCACTGAACACCATCGAGCGAGAGCGCGCGAAAGTCGAGCGCGGCGAGGAGAGCGAGGTCATGGAGCTGCTGACGACGACCGACACCACGGACCAGTACCGACTGGAGGTGTTCGACTGA
- a CDS encoding nitrate reductase subunit alpha — translation MSNSNDFHDDSESATTDIDTARRDFLKGIGLGAALGITGVGLADQHGEMDTLQVVDDPIGDYPYRDWEDLYRERWDWDSTARSTHSVNCTGSCSWEVYVRNGQVWRESQAGDYPQFDESAPDPNPRGCQKGACYSDYVNADHRVLHPLRRTGERGEGKWERISWDEALTEIAEKVVETVRAGEYDAVNGFTPIPAMSPVSFASGSRLLDLLGGVTMSFYDWYSDLPPGEPITWGTQTDNAESADWYHADYIIAWGSNINVTRIPDAKYFLEAAYNDTKRVGVFTDYSQTAIHCDDWLSPEPGSDPALALGMARTIVEEGLYDEAHLKEQSDMPLLVREDTGKFLRASEVAGLGGGVDDPEKVFVMQDGSGTLRVAPASLGNRDGQHDETASIELDFDPQLSVDTSVSTAGGGQVAVRSVWENLRDELAQYTPERVNEITGVGRQTHQEVAREFATVERGKIIHGKGVNDWYHNDLGNRAIQLLVTLTGNLGRRGTGFDHYVGQEKIWTYSGWRDLSYPTGDVRSVPTTLWTYFHCDILENVDERTAQMIQESIDREWMPVYPAERDDGTRPDPSVLFMWRGNYFNQSKGNVAIEEQLWPKLDLIVDINFRMDSSALYSDIVLPTASHYEKHDLSMTDMHSYVHPFTPAVEPLGESKTDWQIFRELAAKIQEVATDRNVGPVEDRGRNREINLQSVHDDYVRDWLTGEDGALAEDRAACEFILENSEETNPEGTDEQITFDDIDEQPRRFLSVGEHWTSDIEEGEPFTAWQRYVQDKQPWPTFTGRQQYYVDHDWFLELGEQLPTHKESPTLQDREEYPLRYNTPHGRWSIHSTWRDSTKMLRLQRGEPVVYLNPEDMDERDIQDGDTVRLYNDVGELEIQAKRYPSGEPGTARMYFAWERFQFPDRNNFNSLVSMYMKPTQLVQYPEDTGEHLSFRPNYWGPTGVNSDVRVEIERIGESADANADEESERPAADGEDDGTENETSDGNTTANESDSQLDGVAGPTEGDDR, via the coding sequence ATGAGCAACAGTAACGACTTCCACGACGACTCGGAATCGGCTACCACAGACATCGACACGGCCCGCCGTGACTTCCTGAAGGGAATCGGCCTCGGTGCGGCGCTGGGCATCACCGGCGTCGGTCTCGCCGACCAGCACGGAGAGATGGATACGCTCCAGGTCGTCGACGACCCGATCGGCGACTACCCTTACCGCGACTGGGAGGACCTCTACCGCGAGCGGTGGGATTGGGACTCGACGGCCCGCTCGACGCACAGCGTCAACTGCACCGGGAGCTGCTCGTGGGAGGTGTACGTCCGCAACGGCCAGGTCTGGCGGGAGTCGCAAGCCGGCGACTACCCCCAGTTCGACGAGAGCGCGCCGGACCCCAACCCGCGCGGGTGTCAGAAAGGCGCCTGCTACTCCGACTACGTCAACGCCGACCACCGGGTGCTTCACCCCTTGCGGCGTACCGGTGAGCGCGGCGAGGGCAAGTGGGAACGCATCTCCTGGGACGAGGCGCTGACGGAGATCGCCGAGAAGGTGGTGGAGACGGTTCGGGCGGGGGAGTACGACGCCGTCAACGGTTTCACACCGATTCCCGCGATGAGTCCGGTCTCCTTCGCCTCCGGGAGCCGACTGCTCGACCTGCTCGGCGGCGTGACGATGTCGTTCTACGACTGGTACTCCGACCTGCCGCCGGGCGAACCCATCACGTGGGGCACTCAGACGGACAACGCCGAGAGTGCCGACTGGTACCACGCCGACTACATCATCGCCTGGGGTTCGAACATCAACGTCACGCGCATCCCCGACGCGAAGTACTTCCTCGAGGCAGCCTACAACGACACGAAACGGGTCGGCGTCTTCACGGACTACTCCCAGACGGCGATTCACTGTGACGACTGGCTGAGTCCCGAACCCGGCAGCGACCCCGCGCTGGCGCTGGGTATGGCCCGAACGATCGTCGAGGAGGGACTGTACGACGAGGCCCACCTGAAGGAACAGAGCGACATGCCGTTGCTGGTCAGAGAGGACACCGGCAAGTTCCTGCGGGCCAGCGAGGTCGCCGGCCTCGGCGGGGGAGTCGACGACCCCGAGAAGGTGTTCGTGATGCAGGACGGGAGCGGTACTCTGCGGGTCGCACCGGCATCTCTGGGCAACCGCGACGGCCAGCACGACGAGACGGCGAGCATCGAACTCGACTTCGACCCGCAGCTCTCGGTCGACACGTCCGTCTCGACGGCTGGCGGCGGCCAAGTGGCGGTTCGCTCGGTCTGGGAGAACCTCCGGGACGAACTCGCCCAATACACGCCCGAGCGCGTCAACGAGATCACCGGCGTCGGCCGCCAGACCCACCAGGAGGTCGCCCGCGAGTTCGCGACCGTCGAGCGGGGGAAGATCATCCACGGCAAAGGCGTCAACGACTGGTACCACAACGACCTGGGTAACCGCGCGATCCAGTTGCTCGTGACGCTGACGGGGAACCTCGGCCGGCGGGGCACCGGGTTCGACCACTACGTCGGCCAGGAGAAGATCTGGACGTACAGCGGCTGGCGGGACCTCTCGTATCCGACCGGCGACGTCCGTTCCGTCCCGACGACGCTGTGGACGTACTTCCACTGCGACATCCTCGAGAACGTCGACGAGAGAACGGCCCAGATGATTCAAGAGTCGATCGACCGCGAGTGGATGCCGGTGTACCCTGCCGAGCGCGACGACGGCACCCGCCCCGACCCCAGCGTCCTGTTCATGTGGCGGGGGAACTACTTCAACCAGTCCAAGGGCAACGTCGCCATCGAGGAGCAGCTGTGGCCGAAACTCGACCTGATAGTCGACATCAACTTCCGGATGGACTCCTCGGCGCTGTACTCGGACATCGTCCTGCCGACGGCTAGCCACTACGAGAAACACGACCTCTCGATGACGGACATGCACAGCTACGTCCATCCGTTCACGCCGGCGGTCGAACCGCTAGGCGAGTCGAAGACCGACTGGCAGATCTTCCGCGAACTGGCCGCGAAGATTCAGGAGGTCGCCACGGACCGAAACGTCGGCCCAGTCGAGGACCGGGGTCGGAACCGCGAGATAAACCTCCAGTCGGTCCACGACGACTACGTCCGAGACTGGTTGACGGGCGAGGACGGCGCCCTCGCGGAGGACCGGGCCGCCTGCGAGTTCATCCTCGAGAACTCCGAGGAGACGAACCCGGAGGGGACCGACGAGCAGATCACGTTCGACGATATCGACGAGCAACCGCGGCGCTTCCTCTCGGTCGGCGAGCACTGGACCTCGGATATCGAGGAAGGGGAACCGTTCACCGCCTGGCAGCGGTACGTCCAGGACAAACAGCCCTGGCCGACCTTCACGGGCCGCCAGCAGTACTACGTCGACCACGACTGGTTCCTCGAACTCGGCGAGCAGCTCCCGACCCACAAGGAGTCGCCGACGCTGCAGGACCGCGAGGAGTACCCCCTCCGGTACAACACGCCCCACGGCCGGTGGTCGATCCACTCGACCTGGCGGGACTCGACGAAGATGCTCCGACTCCAGCGCGGCGAACCCGTCGTCTACCTCAACCCTGAGGACATGGACGAACGGGACATCCAGGACGGAGACACCGTTCGGCTGTACAACGACGTCGGCGAACTGGAGATTCAGGCCAAGCGCTACCCGAGCGGCGAACCCGGAACGGCTCGGATGTACTTCGCCTGGGAGCGGTTCCAGTTCCCCGACCGCAACAACTTCAACTCGCTCGTATCCATGTACATGAAACCCACCCAGCTCGTCCAGTATCCCGAAGACACCGGCGAACACCTCTCGTTCCGCCCGAACTACTGGGGCCCGACCGGCGTCAACAGCGACGTCCGCGTCGAGATCGAACGGATCGGAGAGAGCGCCGACGCCAACGCCGACGAGGAGTCCGAGAGACCGGCCGCAGACGGCGAAGACGACGGCACCGAGAACGAAACCAGCGACGGAAACACGACAGCCAACGAGTCGGACAGTCAGCTCGACGGCGTCGCCGGTCCGACGGAAGGTGACGACCGATGA
- a CDS encoding cytochrome b, with the protein MNRLDRLYGWFDDRLGLGEAQTFLGKAFPAEDSYLLGEVAAFCFLLLVLTGIFLGFFFEPSTTDVEYEGSVAEFQGEEMPEAFVSVLNITYDVPFGMFIRRIHHWAAHLFIASIGLHMLRVFFTGAYRNPREINWLVGTGLAGLSMGAAYTGYALPFDEFASTAVSIGYNIAISIPLVGESVGQIVFGGDFPSSATVPRLFFLHVLVIPLLIAGLLGLHFAILIRQKHTEAPRDGDVSGREHVDRDDDSVVVGLPMVPNQAAVSAVVFFLTLAVLSLLAGFLPVHNIAEYGPTDPASTPSLVMPDWFLMWGYGFLKLTPAWMSFDLFGVHVSSEFVGGLFLPGLVFVAVAVWPFVDYESEPTHFGANPLERPFPTAVGITGVVFVMLASIAGMDVIVADLVGSTTAAIRPYLTAMLLVGPVLAGLATYAVLGGFGDDGRAGGPAVSDGGSGRGGVETGAGDAPDEMSSTADEGGNRPEGTDE; encoded by the coding sequence ATGAACCGACTCGACCGCCTCTACGGTTGGTTCGACGACCGGCTCGGTCTCGGTGAGGCCCAGACGTTCCTCGGAAAGGCGTTCCCCGCGGAGGATTCGTACCTGCTCGGGGAGGTCGCCGCCTTCTGTTTCCTGCTGTTGGTGCTGACGGGCATCTTCCTCGGCTTCTTCTTCGAGCCGAGTACCACGGACGTCGAGTACGAAGGGAGCGTCGCCGAGTTCCAGGGCGAGGAGATGCCCGAGGCGTTCGTCAGCGTCCTCAACATCACCTACGACGTGCCCTTCGGCATGTTCATCAGGCGGATACACCACTGGGCGGCCCACCTGTTCATCGCCTCCATCGGGTTGCACATGTTACGGGTGTTCTTCACGGGCGCGTATCGCAACCCCCGCGAAATCAACTGGCTCGTCGGGACCGGACTCGCCGGCCTCTCGATGGGGGCGGCCTACACCGGTTACGCGCTACCCTTCGACGAGTTCGCCAGTACCGCGGTGTCTATCGGCTACAACATCGCCATATCGATACCGTTGGTCGGCGAATCCGTCGGCCAGATCGTCTTCGGGGGTGATTTCCCCTCGAGTGCGACGGTGCCCAGACTCTTCTTCCTCCACGTGCTCGTGATACCCCTGCTGATCGCCGGGCTACTCGGCTTGCACTTCGCCATACTGATACGCCAGAAGCACACGGAGGCTCCGCGTGACGGGGACGTGAGCGGGCGCGAGCACGTCGACCGGGACGACGATAGCGTCGTGGTCGGGCTCCCGATGGTACCCAATCAGGCCGCGGTCAGCGCCGTCGTCTTCTTCCTGACGTTGGCGGTGCTGTCGTTGCTGGCCGGGTTCCTCCCCGTCCACAACATCGCGGAGTACGGCCCGACCGACCCGGCGAGTACGCCCTCTCTGGTGATGCCCGACTGGTTCCTGATGTGGGGGTACGGCTTCCTGAAGCTCACACCGGCCTGGATGAGTTTCGACCTGTTCGGCGTCCACGTCAGTTCCGAGTTCGTCGGCGGGCTCTTTCTGCCCGGGCTGGTGTTCGTCGCCGTCGCCGTCTGGCCGTTCGTCGACTACGAGTCGGAGCCGACTCACTTCGGAGCCAACCCCCTGGAGCGACCCTTCCCCACTGCAGTCGGCATCACGGGGGTCGTCTTCGTGATGCTGGCTTCGATCGCCGGCATGGACGTCATCGTCGCCGACCTCGTCGGGTCGACGACGGCGGCGATCAGGCCGTACCTGACGGCGATGTTACTCGTCGGTCCCGTCCTCGCCGGTCTCGCGACCTACGCCGTCCTCGGCGGCTTCGGCGACGACGGACGGGCCGGCGGCCCGGCCGTTAGCGACGGGGGCAGCGGTCGGGGTGGCGTCGAAACTGGAGCCGGCGACGCACCGGACGAGATGTCATCGACCGCCGACGAGGGCGGCAACCGACCAGAGGGTACCGATGAGTGA
- a CDS encoding YeeE/YedE family protein, with the protein MSSESRSPWFLPIIYVGGLIFGFGLAISGMAKPEVVLDFLQFEDFGLLFVMGGAAIVTGIVFAIATRSDRTAPLTGSSYVRRVKEFDRNVVVGGSIFGVGWGLSGICPGAAYASVGIGNLPILWAIGGMFLGAYAQGYWRSRQADSDAAVAPSD; encoded by the coding sequence GTGAGCTCGGAGAGCCGCAGCCCGTGGTTCCTGCCGATAATCTACGTCGGCGGGCTCATCTTCGGATTCGGTCTGGCCATCAGCGGGATGGCGAAACCCGAAGTCGTGCTCGACTTCCTCCAGTTCGAGGATTTCGGGCTGTTGTTCGTGATGGGCGGTGCCGCCATCGTGACGGGCATCGTGTTCGCGATTGCGACGCGTAGCGACCGTACCGCGCCGCTGACCGGCAGTTCGTACGTTCGCCGCGTCAAAGAGTTCGACCGCAACGTCGTCGTCGGCGGTTCGATCTTCGGCGTCGGGTGGGGGCTCTCGGGTATCTGTCCGGGTGCCGCCTACGCCAGCGTCGGCATCGGGAATCTCCCCATCCTCTGGGCCATCGGCGGGATGTTCCTCGGCGCCTACGCGCAGGGCTACTGGCGGTCTCGACAGGCCGACTCCGATGCGGCGGTCGCCCCGAGCGACTGA
- a CDS encoding aminotransferase class V-fold PLP-dependent enzyme, with product MNFGAHGPSPRRVVDAADEFVRSHEYEVPVESDPYEAAFDEYDRTRERLAAFVGADPDEIALTESTTAGINAISNAIDWEPGDVVVRTDLEHPAGRLPWQRLERDGVEVRVVETEAGRIDVDAFAEAVADAKLACFSAVTWTHGTRLPVAELVEATHDANAFALVDAVQVPGQLPMDVGEWGADAVAAAGHKWLLGLWGSGFLYVDRDAAESLAPRTVGYRSVEAPSADPYEYAPGARRFEVGSANPVPHVALREAVDLIDEVGVDEVRDRIRRLVERFVESVPADRLRSPATPESGLVTVDVDNPAATVERLADENVVIRSLSEPSAVRASIHAVNTAQEVDSLAEALDSEWN from the coding sequence ATGAACTTCGGTGCGCACGGACCCAGTCCGCGCCGTGTCGTCGACGCGGCCGACGAATTCGTCCGATCTCACGAGTACGAGGTCCCGGTGGAAAGCGACCCTTACGAGGCGGCCTTCGACGAGTACGACCGTACCCGCGAGCGACTCGCCGCCTTCGTCGGCGCCGACCCCGACGAGATCGCGCTCACCGAGAGTACCACCGCCGGAATCAACGCTATCTCGAACGCCATCGACTGGGAGCCCGGTGACGTCGTCGTCCGGACCGACCTCGAACACCCGGCGGGGCGACTCCCCTGGCAGCGGCTGGAGCGAGACGGCGTCGAGGTTCGCGTCGTCGAGACGGAGGCGGGGCGAATCGACGTGGACGCGTTCGCCGAGGCCGTCGCCGACGCGAAGCTCGCCTGCTTCAGCGCCGTGACGTGGACCCACGGGACACGGCTGCCCGTGGCGGAGCTGGTGGAAGCCACCCACGACGCGAACGCGTTCGCACTCGTCGACGCCGTGCAGGTGCCGGGTCAGTTACCGATGGACGTCGGTGAGTGGGGCGCCGACGCCGTCGCAGCGGCCGGACACAAGTGGCTGCTGGGGCTGTGGGGCAGCGGGTTCCTCTACGTCGACCGGGATGCGGCCGAGAGTCTCGCCCCCCGGACAGTCGGGTACCGGAGCGTCGAAGCGCCGAGCGCGGACCCCTACGAGTACGCGCCGGGCGCACGTCGCTTCGAGGTCGGCTCGGCGAACCCCGTCCCCCACGTCGCCCTCCGGGAGGCTGTCGATCTGATCGACGAGGTCGGCGTCGACGAGGTCCGAGACCGGATTCGGCGGCTCGTCGAGAGATTCGTCGAATCCGTGCCCGCCGACAGACTCCGTAGTCCGGCGACGCCGGAGTCGGGGTTGGTGACTGTCGACGTCGACAATCCGGCGGCAACAGTCGAGCGCCTCGCGGACGAGAACGTCGTGATCAGATCGCTGTCCGAGCCGAGCGCGGTCCGCGCGTCGATCCACGCCGTGAACACGGCACAGGAGGTCGACTCGCTCGCCGAAGCCCTCGACTCCGAGTGGAACTGA
- a CDS encoding YeeE/YedE family protein, producing MSELVPLLALADFFPRGILPYLIGGLLVGLGAATIYLSTGIIAGASTFLESTLSYVSDVPRFNRFKYVQSRGWRLVFTAGIVSGAAVYVLVSGEGMWTTDVQWWRLLFGGFLVGVGTRLGKGCTSGHGVCGVGSLSNTSFVNVATFLAVAIGTAQLVQALGVSP from the coding sequence ATGAGCGAACTCGTTCCGCTGCTCGCGCTCGCCGACTTCTTCCCGCGAGGGATCTTGCCGTATCTCATCGGCGGATTGCTCGTCGGGCTGGGAGCCGCGACGATCTACCTCTCGACGGGTATCATCGCGGGCGCGAGCACGTTCCTCGAATCGACGCTCTCGTACGTCTCGGACGTGCCGCGGTTCAACCGCTTCAAGTACGTCCAGTCGCGCGGATGGCGACTCGTCTTCACTGCGGGCATCGTCAGCGGCGCCGCCGTCTACGTCCTCGTCTCCGGTGAGGGTATGTGGACGACCGACGTTCAGTGGTGGCGGCTGCTCTTCGGCGGCTTCCTCGTCGGCGTCGGGACGCGCCTCGGGAAAGGCTGTACGTCGGGCCACGGCGTCTGCGGCGTCGGGTCGCTGTCGAACACGTCGTTCGTCAACGTCGCGACGTTCCTCGCCGTCGCTATCGGTACCGCGCAGTTAGTGCAGGCGCTGGGGGTGTCGCCGTGA
- a CDS encoding sulfite exporter TauE/SafE family protein — MVDVFGISVALLALFVVFGLMIGVLFGFFGMGGSFLVTPVLLVMGYEPTVAVGSGLAFVFGTSVIATLKHRDLGQVDYKLGVSMIIGTTIGLEIGKELVVGLQAQGSADALISVIYVVLLGGIGAFFTYQELTGNDDTDGGVSHDADGDVEADADDIPDIAKKIQSYHIPPMLNLRGGVQVSLWVILAVAFVTGLLSGFLGVGGGFIRMPALFYIIGVPVPIAVGTDLFEIVFSGGIGTYLYASTGGVKLDIVVPLLAGSALGARLGSAATSIVHESEIKIYFGLMLLGGAVAVAFRQLSGYLGMEVLNTASFALIILSALLVSGAVVYSSIKNLREEEAGPTVSSSD; from the coding sequence ATCGTGGACGTCTTCGGAATCAGCGTGGCGTTGCTCGCGCTGTTCGTCGTCTTCGGACTCATGATCGGCGTCCTGTTCGGCTTCTTCGGCATGGGCGGGTCGTTCCTCGTGACGCCCGTCTTGCTCGTGATGGGCTACGAGCCGACGGTCGCCGTCGGGAGCGGTCTCGCGTTCGTGTTCGGGACCTCCGTCATCGCGACGCTCAAACACCGTGACCTCGGACAGGTCGACTACAAACTCGGCGTGTCGATGATTATCGGGACCACCATCGGTCTCGAAATCGGCAAGGAACTGGTCGTCGGCTTACAGGCACAGGGGAGCGCCGACGCGCTCATCAGCGTCATCTACGTGGTGCTGCTCGGCGGTATCGGCGCGTTCTTCACCTATCAAGAACTGACCGGCAACGACGATACTGACGGCGGCGTCAGTCACGACGCCGACGGTGACGTCGAAGCCGACGCCGACGACATCCCCGACATCGCCAAGAAGATTCAGTCGTACCACATCCCGCCGATGTTGAACCTGCGCGGCGGCGTGCAGGTGTCGCTGTGGGTCATCCTGGCGGTGGCGTTCGTGACCGGGCTGCTCTCGGGGTTCCTCGGCGTCGGCGGCGGCTTCATCCGCATGCCCGCGCTGTTCTACATCATCGGCGTGCCGGTTCCCATCGCCGTCGGGACCGACCTCTTCGAGATCGTGTTCTCCGGCGGTATCGGCACCTACCTGTACGCCTCGACCGGCGGGGTGAAACTCGACATCGTAGTACCGCTTTTGGCCGGGAGCGCACTGGGCGCTCGACTCGGCTCCGCGGCGACCAGCATCGTCCACGAGAGCGAGATCAAGATCTACTTCGGTCTGATGCTCCTCGGTGGCGCGGTCGCAGTCGCGTTCCGCCAGCTGAGCGGCTACCTCGGCATGGAAGTGCTCAACACCGCGAGCTTCGCCCTGATCATACTCTCGGCGCTCCTGGTCAGCGGAGCCGTCGTGTACTCGAGCATCAAGAACCTCCGCGAAGAAGAGGCTGGACCGACGGTATCGAGCAGCGACTAA
- a CDS encoding DUF7512 family protein — protein sequence MTVNFESIRLVSLVLVEAAILYVGYGALEKAVGPAVTDIITGEE from the coding sequence CTGACGGTCAACTTCGAATCAATCCGACTCGTGAGCTTAGTGCTCGTCGAAGCGGCCATCCTCTACGTAGGATACGGCGCGCTGGAGAAGGCGGTCGGCCCGGCCGTAACCGACATCATCACGGGTGAGGAGTAA